A stretch of DNA from Candidatus Woesearchaeota archaeon:
TTTTTGTCCATTCTTCTTTTGTTCTTGGAGGGTTTTGTGTTATTTCTAGGATTTTTCTGTTTGATATTATTTTGTATGCTGGTTTGTCTGTTTTTTTTGCTATTGTTTCTCTTTCTTCGTATAGTTTTTGTGCGAATATTTTTTCTTTTTGGTTTAGTTTTGATACTCCTTTTAGGTCTTCGAATTCTGGTTCTTTGTAATAGTATTCTTTTTGTTCTAAGTGTTTTAGTTCTTCTCGTAGCCACGTTGTTCTGTTTAGTTCTTCTATTCTTGTTTCTAGTAATTCTTTTAGTTTTATTAAGTACAATGTGTCTTTTACTGCGTATGTCATCATTTCTGGGTTTATTGGTCTTATTGTCCAGTCAGCCATTTGGAATTTTGATTCTTTGTTTATTGAGAAATATTTTTCTAGTAGGGATCCTAGTCCTACGTTTTTTTCGCCTATGAATAGTGCTGCGATTTGTGTGTCAAATAAGTTTTTTGGTTGTATGTTTAATTCATATTTTAGTATTCTTAGGTCGAAGCTTACGTCGTGAAATATTTTTTGTATTTCTTCGTTTTCTAGTATTTTTTTTAGTGGTTCTATTTGTTTTATTGCTAATATATCTACGACCCAGTTTTTTTCTTTTGTTGATATTTGTATTATTGATATGTATGAGCCGTAGTGATGTAAATTATTTTCACATTCTAGGTCTATAGCTATTGTTTTTTGTGTTTCTAGTTCTTTGCATGTTTTTTCTAGTTTTTGTTCGTTATCTACGTAGATGTATTCCATTTTTGTTTCGTTTTTTTAGAGGGTTTTGTTTTGTTTATATATTTTTTTAAGAAAGAAAAAAAACTACTTATTAGTAGTTATAAATAGAAATGTTTATATGTTGGTTGTTTTTAGCTAAAATTATGATTTTAGAACCTAGAATGAGAAAAAATGAGATTTTTCAAGAAGACATAATTCTTAATAGTTATTGTCCTATGACTAAGAAGCTTGAAAGCATGTATGGTTATTCTCATCTTAGTAGGCCTATGTTTCATAAAATAATGTCTTTAGGTAATCCTGAGGGAAAAACTGTTTTAGATATTGGTTGTGGTAGTAACGGGCACGTAACTCGTAGTTTTGAACCTTGGTTATCTAGAAGTTTAACAATATTAGGTGCCAGAGTTATTGGTTTAGATATTGGTTATTTAGGTAATGAGATATTTGAAAATTACAAAGTTGATTTGACTAAGCTTGATTGTTTGTCTTTTATTAAAGATAATAGTGTTGATTTGGCTGTTGCTGATTCTTTTTTTAATGCGCCTTGTTTTAGTGATGGGAAAATTACTGGTAAACAAGTTTATGATTCTTTGCTTCCTCAGTTAGAACGCGTTGTTAAGCCCGATGGATATTTTGTTTATGATGATTCTTTTGATGTTTTTGAATTATAAAAAAAAGAAGAAATTAAAAAAATATTATTTTTTTTCTATGAAGTAATAAGCGATAGCTGTTATTATGCTTAGTATTACTGCTAGGACTGTCCAGATTATTTTTCGTTCTTTTTTCATCTTTTTTTGGTTTGTCCACACATCATGTATTACCCATATCGCGCATATTAATGCGATTATTCCTATTAATCCTTGTCCTAGAACCATTTTGTTTTTCCCCTCCTAAAAAAAAAATTGTTATTACTTATTCTTTGAATAAGCTTTATATATTTTTCTAGAATCTTGGTTTCTATGTTGGAAATTATTCCTGTTGGAGGTTATGGCGAGGTTGGTCGTAATTGTACTCTTATTAAGTGGAAATCTGAATCTGTTCTTGTTGATTTGGGTTTGGAGCTTGATAATTATATTCGTTTAACTGAGGATAATCCTAAGGATCCTGGTTTTGATGATGTGATTGTGTCTGGTAGTGTTCCTGATATTTTGTCTTTATCTAAGGCTGATTTGAAGAGTTTAAAAGCTGTTCTTATTAGTCATGGTCATCTTGATCACGTGGGTGGTGTTCCTTATTTTATTAAGAAATTAGGGGTTAAGGTTCATGGTTCTTCGTTTACTATGGCTATTTTAAAGTCTTTGCTTCTTGATAAGAAAGTTGATGCGTCTGATTTTTTGGTGAGTCATGAT
This window harbors:
- a CDS encoding ribonuclease D, whose product is MEYIYVDNEQKLEKTCKELETQKTIAIDLECENNLHHYGSYISIIQISTKEKNWVVDILAIKQIEPLKKILENEEIQKIFHDVSFDLRILKYELNIQPKNLFDTQIAALFIGEKNVGLGSLLEKYFSINKESKFQMADWTIRPINPEMMTYAVKDTLYLIKLKELLETRIEELNRTTWLREELKHLEQKEYYYKEPEFEDLKGVSKLNQKEKIFAQKLYEERETIAKKTDKPAYKIISNRKILEITQNPPRTKEEWTKIRGIHPRIKAMAPRLYYETQKLNIKQEPQQKRERKNYTEEQKTQLQELEDTRVKIGNQLGIEPYLIMTKDQVHEVVRNKNYKSLREWQKELVLKETKLFT
- a CDS encoding SAM-dependent methyltransferase; this encodes MILEPRMRKNEIFQEDIILNSYCPMTKKLESMYGYSHLSRPMFHKIMSLGNPEGKTVLDIGCGSNGHVTRSFEPWLSRSLTILGARVIGLDIGYLGNEIFENYKVDLTKLDCLSFIKDNSVDLAVADSFFNAPCFSDGKITGKQVYDSLLPQLERVVKPDGYFVYDDSFDVFEL
- a CDS encoding PLDc N-terminal domain-containing protein; translation: MVLGQGLIGIIALICAIWVIHDVWTNQKKMKKERKIIWTVLAVILSIITAIAYYFIEKK